In Armatimonadota bacterium, the genomic stretch AGGTTTCCGATTCAACAACCAGGGTGACAACTACGGATTTGCTGATGGTTCGGCTAAGTACCGACCGTTCGCTCAGACCCTCGCTCCAAACAACTTCCAGTGGGGCGCTCGCGTCTTCACCGATGGTGGAGCACAGGTCCTCAACCCAGTCAACGGACTCCCCGTAACCAACTAAGGCTCGTCGAACTGAAAAGCCCTCCTCGATATTATCGGGGAGGGCCTTTTTGTTGCCACTTGTAAACGTAGGGGCTTTCGTTCCGCGCGGATACGACATCAATCACATCGACTACTGATGAGTCTGAAACCGGCTCACCGAAGCCATTCCACACTTCGAACTTGCCCCTCGCTTCACACCCGAAGCCAAGGCCCAAACTGAAATGCAACGAGTGAAACGTCAAAAAAACTATCGACTGAACCAACTCTCAGGCACTGGTTGCCGTTTCAAACCGTTCCCCTCCACTTCGAGCCGCCGCGAAGATGCCCCACCTGCCTCAAAGTAGCGCAGGTCAAATTCATAAATCCCATCCGCGACCTCGATTCCAACCGACTTGGTCGATTCGGCATGGCCCAAGTCGTGGTTGATGACCTTGATCCCGTTCAGACGCAAGACGGCCCCATCGTCTGAGGTCAGGAAAAGTTTGAACTTGCGACCTGGGAATCGAATCCGACCGGTGAATCGCAAGCCGTAGTTGTTGGCTCGAGGACGGGCGACCAGGCTAATCTGCGAAGCAACCCCCGAGCCCTTCGGCGAGAGCTCGTCGAAGTCAGAGCACGACTTAAACGTTCCTTCCCAGAAAGACACATTCAAGCCAGGCTGACCGACGCCAGAGGGCAATGGGTTCACTCGATCCGAGCGGTAAAGCTCGGCAATGTCGCCAAGCGAACCATCCCGACGCTTGTGGGCCAGATACAGACCCTTGTTGGCCGGAATCTCTTGGGTTACCAGTTGTGCCCACTGAGCAGCCGGAGCCTGGGGATCGGTTTGAACAAAGACTGGACGACTGAACTGTAAACCAGAGTACACCACGGGTGTCTTGCTGAAAATGAACGAAGTCTCGACCGCAGGCTCTTCTAGGTAGTAGTTGATACCCATCTGTTCAAGCATCGGATAAGAAGCGTCAACACGCTTCGAGAACGCTGCATAGTCTTTGGGGGCGGAAGACCACAGAACTTCAGACATTGCCAGCATGCGTGGCCAGACCATAAGGTCATAGCGGCGGATATCAGGGATCCACTCTGTCCAAACGTTGGCCTGACCACCGAGAATCTTTTCAGACTCCTTCGGCGTTAGACCGGCAGGCACCGGGTCCCAGCTGTATACATGCTCGGTTGAAGTCGAAGCGTAAGCAAAATCGAAGTAGCAGTGAGATGTTGGAGTCATCACCACTTCATGCCCCGACTTAGCGGCCGCCACGCCACCTTCGATTCCTCGCCAGGACATCACCGTTGCATTCGGAGCCAAGCCGCCCTCCAAAATCTCGTCCCATCCGATCATGCTCCGACCGTTGGAGTTGATGATCTTTTCGATGCGTCGAATGAAGTAGCTCTGAAGCCCGTTCTCATCCTTAAGCATTTCCTCCCTAATTCGAGCCTGGCAGTCCGGGCACTCTCGCCACCATTTCTTATCAACCTCGTCACCGCCGATATGAATCCATTGCGAAGGGAACATCTCGAAGACTTCGTTGAGAACATCCTCAAGGAACTGAAAAGTTTGATCCTTCCCCGCGCAGTAAACATTGGTCGTCCACGTGTTGTCGGGATACTTCTTGGCGTCCCGACAGCCAAGGGAAGGGAAGGCGTGAATGCTAGGAAGCGTGTGTCCCGGCATCTCAATCTCCGGGACAACCGTGATGCCCCGTTCGGTGGCGTAGGCAACTACCTCGCGAATATCTTGCTTCGTGTAGAACCCACCGTAGGCTTTTGTGTCGCCGGTCAAGTTGATCTTTGAATAGCTCCAGGGTTCTTCCTTACGGTAGGCACCCTTCTTGGTGAGTTCTGGATACCGGTCCAGCGCGATTCGCCAACCTCCATCGTCCACCAAATGCCAGTGAAACCGGTTGAGTTTGTACCTCGCCATCTGGTCGAGGCTCCGCTTAACTTCGGCAACGGTGAAGAAGTGCCTCGAAACATCAAGATGCCAACCCCTCCAACTGAACCGTGGTTTGTCCTCGATGCGGTAGCCAAGAATCTTGTTCTGGGTCGTGAGTTGCCGCAGAGTTTCGACCGCATAGAGGGCCCCTGTAGGATCGCCATAGGCAATATCGACTCGATTCTTCGCGACGTTGAGAACGTACTGTTCCGGCTTGAAGGATGGTTCGCGACGAAAGTTAACTTGGTTGACGGCGCGAGTTGGCGCAGCACTGAGAGTGAACGCTGGAAAAATACCTTTGAGTTCGGAGGTGGCAAAAAGTGTCGCGTCGGCATTGATTCGCGTGTCAGCTTTGACTTCAAACGGCTCGACCGAAATGACCTTTTGACTCTGGGGTAAAGGAATCAAAGGAGGAACTTCGGGGGCAAAAGCAGCCACGGCAAAAGCGACGCCAAACATTGACTGATTTTATGTCTAAAATGAACGCAATGTCGCGCTTTCTCCGCCTGTTCCTGCTCATGTTTTTGGAATACGCGATCTGCGGAGCGTACGCACCGACGGTGGCGGTTTACTTCCAAAACGGGGGTCAGGGAGGCATGAATGCCACGGGGCTCCAGATTGGCGCGCTCTTCATGCTGATGCCGCTGGCAACGATCTTTATGCCTCCGATCTTCGGCTCCATGGCAGATCGGTACGTCCGGACTGACCGGCTGCTTGGACTCCTTCATTTGCTGTCCGGACTGACGCTCTACGCCGCCGCAAAGCAAACTCGGTTTGAACTGGCGGTTGTCTGCCTCGGTCTCCATGCGCTGCTATACGCTCCCACGGTAGCGCTGGCTAACTCTCTCGTTTTCGCCCACGTGGACGATCACCACCGGCAATTCACTCCGATCCGAATTGCTGGAACAATCGGTTGGATGTCTGCAGGACTCGGACTCTCACTTTGGCGCCTAAAGTTCAACGCCCCCGTTGGCGATCTCTTTCTTTTAGGAGCCGCGCTAAGCGTACTCCTAGGAGCCTTTTCGCTTTTGCTGCCTGCAACCCCGCCGACCAGAGCATCGAGTAGTCGCTTCGCGTTCGGGAAAGCCGTTACTCTGCTCAAGAACCCAAGCTTTATGGCGCTAGTTGTCGTGGGAACGGTGGCCTCAGCGATGTGGGACTTCTACTACCAATTCGCAGGAGGTTTCCTGAGTTCGCCAACGACCCAAGCCCTGAAGGCAGCTCTGCCAGAAAGCTATTTCAATCCTGGTGCGGCTGGCCTTGGAATTCCTCTTAGCAAGCTTTCGGCTTTCATGACGATCGCCCAAGTCGGCGAGCTTTTGATGATGCTGTGGTTGCCATGGTTGATCCGAAAGTTAGGCATCAAGTGGGTGCTCGCGCTCGGCCTCGCGGCGTGGCCGATCCGGTACGCCCTATTCGTCTTCTTTCCCTCATCGAGTCCTGCGCTGATCGGGCTGTTTATCCATGGCTTTTGTATCCCATGCTTCCTGATCGCAGGATTCATGTACACGGAGCAGGTCGCTCCTCCCGACATAAGAGCCTCGGCTCAGTCGCTGTTTTTGGTTTTAACTCAGGGAGTTGGCAGAGTCATAGGCGCGTTGATGGCCGGGTATTCGCAGCAAGTGAATACGACCAACTTGCCTTCGAAGATATCGGTGCCGGGTTCAACCGACATCAGCAAACTGGTCGACTGGCAAGCAATGTTTATCGTCCCGTTAGGAGTTGGGTTGGCTTGCGCTCTAGTGTTTCCTTTTGTCTTCAAAGTAAACAATAAAAACGAACTTGCGTCTTAGGTGGTAACGTCCTAGAATAGAGAGACTTCATGCCTTTCCTACTGGCTCCCTTCGTTCTTCCGCAATCGCAGCTCATCTCGTTTGAGGTGCCAGCAACTCGGCTTGAGAACCTTGCGCCACTGCTGAGCAAGGCGATTGGCGAACCGATCGTCATTGGGACGCCACTACTCAACGACACCCTCACGATCTCCGTTAGGGACGTCACCAAGGCGGAGCTGATGAAGAAGATCGCGCAGGTTGCAAACGCAACTTGGTCGAAGAAGGAGTCGTTCCTGCTCTTTGAACAATCGTCGGATCAGATCCGTGCCGAACAGGCATATGCCCAAACCGAGAAGCTTCGGCGAGTGACAACGGGGATCGAAAATGCCAAGAAGCGCGTTGCCAAGATGATTTCGTTTGATGAAAACGAAGCGAAAGCGATTAAGCGTGAAATCGACGCGATAGCGCAGACAAAGCCACGGGGCGGTGAGGGCGAATATGACGAGCAGTATTACGGACGCATCAACCGACTAGATGCCCGCGGTCCTTATTCACGCTTCGTAAAGCGGCTGGTGACCCGGTTGAACCCCCAAATGGCGATGCTGGTTTCCAAGAACAATCGCCGAGTCGTGTTCTCGAATAATCCGACAGGTCAGCAGCAACGTCTGAACATCAAGCTGGATGACATCTGGGCGCAGTTGGTCAATGAGCAGGCGGTTTGGTCCGATGTCACCAAGGGGGCGCCAATCAGATCGAGTCGTGATACAGAATACATTTCGTACGGATTTTCAAGGCTTGCCAGCACCGTGAGTCAGGCGAACCCCAGGATTCCTACAATTCAGATCAAGTTTGCGACCGACTCCCTGGAGCAATCCCTCAACGCTCAGATCAGCATCTTCGATGACAAAGGGCGGCAGATCACAAGCGACTATCAATCGCTCGATGGCGAACCCGAGCAGGATTCTGAGGAAGCCGTCAAGGCATCCGAAGACGCCAGGAAAAAACCGAAAGACAAGATCGTCCTCAGTCCTGAGGCCGAGGAGTACCGGAAGTTCATGTTTGAGCGACGAGGAGGTAAGCGGGGTCCCATTCCGAAGACACTTCTAGAGAAACTCCTCAACCCCGAGAAGTTTGAAGCGAACGGTCAGTACCAACTCGAGAATTTTCGGAGCTTCGCCGGGACGAAGAATCTGATCGTCTACAACTTGGGAAGTTACGGTGACTACATGGAGCAAGTTGACTTCCTGAGAAACCCTTACTATCGAAGGGTTCTGGAAATCGAAGAAAGTGAGAAGTGGTTCACTTTGAACCTCAAGGATCGACTGGCCACACGGACAATGATGATTGATCCCAAGCTGATCGGACCGATGATCCGGCTAGCCGTAACCCGAGACTGTGGAACAATTGAGGAGCAGGCTGACTTCGCCGCAAAGATGCCGGACAATGAGTCGATGGGATGGATGCTCCAAGAGCGAATCAACCGAGTTCGTCCCTACGATCTCCCAATTTACAATGACCGCGCTGGACTCCGGCTTTTTGCGTTCGCAGATCCGAAACTGAAGAAACTGATCTTTAGTGGGAAGAGCGTTCCGCTCGACCAGTTTGATGCTCGCTTCCAGCGAGAGATGTTTAAGTCAGTTTTCTGGGCTGATTGGTCGAACTGGAACTTTGATTACTCTGCGTTCCAAAAGCCAGATGGTAGCTATAATTCGGAGTTCAACGAACTCCAGAATCAAGTCTGGGGCGGAATTCTTCAGGAGCCTACCAACATGTGTCCGGATGGATTGACCGGAAAGATGATGGTCAAAGGGACGGAAAGCAATTCCGAGGTATTGCTGGCCGATCCCGAAGCAAATTCTTCCTTTCAGCAGGTCCGGCAGCTGGATCCAAACTACTTGGGTCAGCTCCTGTTCCAGCAGAAGAATCCGACGAAGTACCCGTGGGCTAACCAGCCGTACGATAGGTTCGACAAGAATTCCCTTCGACTGGTATCACAGAGGTCAATTAGCCTTGAGCTAACAGTTCGAAAAGGCATCTCGAAGTCGTTCAGCCTCAACGAGATGCACGTAGCCGATCAGAAAATCTACACCCTCGATACACTGCCTGAGGGAGTGAAGAAGAAAGTCGAGGAAGGATACAAACAGGCCGAAGAGAACGATAAGCACTACGGCAGCAATCCTTACGGACGAGGCTCTGGCCCTCCGCCTCCTCCGCTTTAGCGGACCTGCGTGCCTTCAGGGGCGTCTCGGTCAGGTTGTAGGAGGATGGCTCCGCCGTTCTCGTCCGTTGCCGCAAGGAGCATGCCTTGGCTTTCGGTACCGCGTAGCTTGGCTGGTTTGAGGTTATACACAACCACGACCTGCCGCCCGATCAAGTCTTCTGGCGAGTAGTTCGCTCGGATGCCAGCAACGATCTGGCGCTTCTCTTCTCCTATGTGAACCTGGAGTTTGAGCAGTTTGTCGCTACCCTCTAGCGTCTCGGCCTCGAAAACCCTTCCGACCCGGAGTTGGACTTTGGCGAAGTCGTCGATCGTGATGATTCCAGTTGATTCTTCGGTTGGCTTCTTGGTTTCTTCCATCTTGGGTTTCTCGGGTTTGGCTGGCTTTTCGGGTGCAGGAATATTGGAGAGGTCGATGCGAGGAAAAATCGGTTGTGGTTCATTCAGAACTGTTCCGGCGGGGAGCGATTCTGGTGAGCCGATCAGCGACCAAGCCGTCGATGGCGCGACGCCTAGTTGTCTTGCTACTTCGTTGCAGACTGTCGGCATAAATGGCTGGAGCATTCCTTCTGCGGCTCGGACACAAAGGATCATCGACCTCAGAACTGATGCAAGGGCCGGATCGCCCGCTTTGGCCAGAGCCCATGGGGCGCGGGTGTCGACATACTTGTTGACGAACCGAATCACATCGATTCCCGCTGTGGCAGCGCGCTCAAGTCTGAACCCGTCCATTGCGGATTCGTATGCCGCTTTGCACTTGCCAATCGCTTCAAGCACCTCGAGTTCCACTGGGGCATCCGGAACGATTCCCCCGACAAACTTGTGTGCCATTGCGAGCGATCTGTTTAAGGCGTTGCCCAGATCGTTAGCCAAATCGCTATTGTATCGCTTGTGATAATCGTCGTAAGTAAACGTCGAGTCATTCTCGTAGCCCATCGTTGCCGTGATGTAGTAGCGAACGACATCCACCGAAACCTCGGGAGAACAACCGGCCAGTTCGGTGGTATAGGAGGCCAGGCTCAGAGGTTCGACGACGTTCCCCTTTGACTTGGAAATCTTTTCATCCCCAAGCAGGATCCATGCATGGGCAATCACATGCTTCGGAAGAGGCAAATCGGCACCCAAGAGCATTGCAGGCCAGAGCGTTGCATGGAATCTGGTGAGAATGTCCTTCCCGAGCCACTGCGCTAGCGCTGGCCACTTATCTTCCCAGCCCTGATTCGGCCAGCCGGTGGCGGTGATATAGTTGATCAGTGCGTCGAACCAGACATAAATGACTTGCGACTCATCGCCCGGAACTGGGATTCCCCAACCGTTGTTCTTTCGCGAAACGCACTGGTCCATGAGTCCAGATTTGATAAAGCTAACGACCTCGTTCTTACGCGTTTCAGGAATGATAAAGTCTGGATTCGCTTCGATGTGTGCGAGCAGACGGTCGCCAAATGCCGAGAGCTTGAAGAAGTAGTTCTCCTCGCTAACCCACCGAACTTCGTTCCCGTCCGGGCTCTTGCCGTCCACCAGGTCGGCTTCCTTGAAGTAGGTCTCTGTAGAAACGTCATACCAACCCTCGTAGGTCGCGGTGTAGATATAGCCGTTTTCTTGGAGCTTGGCAAAGAGCGCTTGCGATGCCGCTCGGTGCTCGGGAAGGGAAGTCCGGACGAACTTGTCGAACTTCATTCCCATGCCATCAAAAATCTCAATGAACCGCTGGGCAATCTCCGCCGTAAACTCGTGCGGATCGCGACCCTGCGCCTCTGCCGCTTCCTTTATCTTCAGCCCGTTCTCGTCCGTCCCCGCGACCGAAAAAACATCGAGCCCTCGCATCCGCAGGTAGCGAGCCGTAACATCCCCCGACAGAGTGGTAAGTATATTCCCGATATGCGGAGTGCTATTCACATACGGAATAGCCGTCACGATGGTGGTCTTCGGCATGAACCCCTAGTTTACCGGGCAGATTCTTAGCTTACGAAGTATGCCTTTCCAGGCTCCACCTTCAGCAGCAACGCAAGGAGCTCGGGAACTTGCTTCACAAGTTGGGGGACTGTGGGTGGAATTGGAGCCATAACGATCACTGCGATGTTTCTAGTTGAAAGATTCTGTTGATGAGGAATCCCCTTGTCGATGGTCAACAGCACCTGAAAACCATGCTGTTCTGCAGCTTCTAGAAGTTCGCCATCGACAAGTAGATTCCAACCCATGTCTTTTGAGCGCACGCACTCGTGACCAAAGACGTACCTCGAAACGCCATTAGGGAAACATTGGTCAAGCAGGATTCGCATCAGCTCGCGATGCCAAGTCTGTCTCGCCCTTGGCGAGCGAGCCAAGAGTAAACGCGCTTAACAGTCTCTCGCGAGAGATCTGGATATGCATCTAAGAACTCTTCGACAGAGTCGCCTTCGTGAATGTAGTCAAGCAGTATCCAAACGGGAATCCGCGTGTCGACAAAGCGAATCGCCCCCGAGACGTACTCAGGATCGGCTGTCAAGATATCTTGCAACTCTTCGGGGATCGTATTCATACCTCAATGATACGCCAAACCTGCCCCGCCTCAACCCCGGTAAACTGATAGGTTCAAATGGACTTCAAATCGACTCTGCACCTCCCTGACGCTGAAGCGACAATTCCTATGAAGGCGAACCTGCCGACCCTGGAGCCGTCGATTCAGGCAATTTGGGATTCAGAGGCGATTTATCACAAACTCCAGCAAGCTCGGAAGGACTGTCCGAGCTACGTCCTCCACGATGGGCCGCCCTACACAAACTCGCCGATCCACATCGGAACGGCGATGAACAAAATCCTTAAGGATTTTGTTCTCAAGAGTCGCCAGATGATGGGTTTCCGGACTCCCTACGTCCCAGGATTTGACAACCATGGCCTCCCCATCGAGCAAGCCGTGATGAAGAAGTTTGCGGAGAAGAAGGTCACCCCCACGATCCCCGAACTCCGACAAGCCTGCAGGGATCACGCCGCCGAGTACCTCACGATCCAACGTGACCAGTTCAGGCGGCTGGGAATTTTTGGCCTCTGGGAGAAGCCGTACACCACAATGGATTTCCGCTTTGAAGCGGAAATTGTTCGCGTTTTCCGACGCTTGGTCGAGAAGGGTTACGTTTATAAAGGTCTCCGTCCCACCCTCTGGAGCCCCACGAGCCGAACCGCTCTTGCCGACACTGAGATCGAGTATCACGATCACATCAGCAAAGCGATCTATGTCAGATTTCCGCTCAAAAGCGACCCAAATCAGGAGCTTGCCGGGTTCGAAAATGTTTACACGGTGATCTGGACCACCACCCCATGGACCATCCCCGCGAACCTTGCGTGCGCATTTCATCCCGAGTTCAACTACGATGTCGTCAAGGTCGGAGGTGACCATTTCATCATCCTCCAAGACCTCGTATCCAAGGTCGCTGAGAAAGTGGGTTGGGCAGACTACACCGTTGTCAAAACCCTCGAAGGTATCAACTTCGATAAGATGGAGTTCAAGCATCCGATCTTTAACAGATCTAGTCTCGCCGTTATGGCCGATTACGTCACCACTGAAGACGGAACCGGCGTCGTCCATACCGCTCCCAGTCACGGTCGCGATGACTTCTTCACCGGCCAAAAGTACAATCTTGGAGTCCCGAATACGGTTGATGAAAGAGGTGTCCTCACCCAAGAAGCGGGCGAATTCGAAGGCGTCTTTTACAAGAACTGCGATACAGTCGTCGTCGATCGACTCCAAGAAGTCGGCGCCCTCCTTAGGGTCAGCGACTACCACCATAGCTACCCCTATGCCGAGCGCGACGGGCAGCCGGTCATCTTCCGCGCCACCGAACAGTGGTTTCTTAGCCTCGAACACGAGGGCCTCCGAGGTCGAATGCTCGACTCGATCAGCGAAGTCAACTGGGTGCCTACCCAAGGTCAGAACCGTATCGAGGCAATGATCCGCAATCGACCCGACTGGTGCATCTCTCGCCAGCGACCATGGGGAGTAGGAATCCCAGTCTTCTACGGCAAGAAAAGTCGGGTTCCGGTACTTGACCCGGTTGCCATCGACGCGGTTGCCAACCTTGTCGAAGCAGAGGGCTCAGATGCTTGGTTCATCAAAGATGCCGCCGACATTCTTCCCGCGGGCTACGTCCATCCGGAAACCGGGGAGACCGAATTCGACAAGGAGACCGACGTCCTGGACGTCTGGTTCGACTCTGGCTCCACGTCGCTCGCTGTCCTCGAAGGCAACGTCTATCCCGAATGGAAAGAGAATTGGCCAGCCGACATCTACCTCGAAGGCTCTGACCAGCACCGAGGCTGGTTCAATACCTCCCTTATCCTTGGTCAGGCCACCCGGGATGGAGCGCCGTACAAAGCCGTTCTCACGCACGGCTTCGTGACGGACGGTGAGGGCCGCAAAATGTCCAAACGCCTCGGCAACGTCGTTGACCCGGTCAAAGCCTGTGCCGACTATGGCGCCGACGTTGTCCGCTACTGGGTCGCCGGAACGGACTACGCTAATGACGTTCCTTGCTCCGACCCAATCCTCAAGCAGTTCGGTGAGAGCTACCGCAACATCCGCAACGCTCTGCGGTTCCTGATCGGGAATTTGAACGGTTACACACTGGGTGCTCCAGAAACCGTTCTCCCACTCGATCGCTGGTTTATCGAGCAAGCCGATCTTTTGGTTGCCGATTGCATCGACGCCTACGAACGGTTCGACTTCGGAACGGTCATGTCTGGCGTTCACAATTTCTGCCGCCAGCAACTCTCGGCTTTTTACGCCGATGCGATCAAGGACCGAATGTACTGCGACGCGGAGGACTCCGCCGAGCGGAGATCGGGCCAACAAGCCTGCTACGAAGTGGCAGAAAAGTTGATCAAGCTCATCGCCCCGGTCCTCGTCCACACCGCCGAAGAGAGCTGGCTGAAGATGCACGAGACTCTTGGCGTCAAATCGACTTCGGTCTTCTTCGAAACCTTTGACGCCGCAAGCATCGACGACATCGAAGGTAGCGAGCTACAGCAACGCTTCGCCGCAGTCATCGCCGCAAAGCAGATTGTCAACAGCTCCTTCGAACCGTACAAGGGAACCGACGGGATTAAGAATTCGCAGGACGTGGTCGCCAAACTCACAGTCGATCCAACTGAGAAGAAGCTCCTTGAAAGCTTTTCCGTCGATGAACTTTCGAACTTCTTCAAAGTGAGCTGGGTTGAATTAAGTGATGGTGAGCCTGCGGTGACATTCGAGAAATCGCCATACAATGAGTGCATCCGCTCTCGGGTCCGACGTCCTGATGTTGCTGAAGTCGAAGTCGACGGCGAGAAGGTCTTCTTGAGTGCACGCGACCGAAAGGTGCTCGGTCTTTGAAGTCTCGTCTGCCTCTCTTCTGGATCATCACGATCCTGATGGTGCTTGTCGACCAAGGAATCAAAGCATGGACGCGGAACACCCTGATGGTCGGGCAGTACTGGGACGGAGGGCCGTGGAAAGGTGTTCTTGAGTTCACGCTGAGCTACAACAAAGGGATTGCGTTCGGCATGTTCCAGGGTTCGGCTCTGGCGATGGCCCCGGTGGCGATACTAATTGCCGGCTTCGCGGTCTACTCAATCCACAAGAACCGGAATGAGTCGAAGTGGGGAACGGTTGCACTGGCTCTGCTCGCCAGTGGCGCGATAGGAAACCTTATCGACCGAGTCGCCAACGAGAAGGGTGTGACCGACATGTTTCTGGTGCGCCTGGCAAACCTTACTGGCGGAAAGCTGAACGACTTCCCAGTCTTCAACTGGGCCGACAGTTGCATTACCGTCAGCATGATCATGCTTTTTCTGAGTTGGGGAAAGCCAGCCAAAGATGATCAGACTGAAGTGTTGGAGCCTCGCGAAGAAGCATTGTAGAGCTTGTAAGCGACGGGAACGAGGAGCAATCCTGGTAGATAGTTTGCGGTCGGTAATTGCTTTAGTCCCAACAAACTGATTCCGATTGAAAGGATCATTAGCCCGCCCACTGCGGTGAACTCGTTCAGCAGTTCCTCGTTTTCGCGTAACCACTTAAGGCGCGATGCCAACAGAGTAATGGTTCCCTGGACGAGGAGAACAATCACCGCCGAGAAAAGAACTCCGACTCCGAGCGATGCTGCAAGGAAGAACGCAGCAACTCCGTCCAGTGTTGATTTCAGCCCCAGCAGTTCCGAGCGTCCTTCTAGTCCGTCCTGGATGCACCCTAGAATCGTCATCGGTCCTACACAGAATAGAATCGACGCCGTCAGCAGACCTTCACTAAATCTCCCGCGTCCACCAACGACATCCTTCGCCCAGATAGAAAGACTTTCCAGGCTCGCCTGAACCCCGATTAGCATGCCAAGAATTCCGCCTATAGCGATGCACGCCGCGACGAGAATCAGGTTCTTGGATGGCAAGAACATCTTGACTCCGAGAGCCAGATTGACCAAGCCAATGCCTGAGAGGGCGATGTCTTGAGCATTCGTCGGCAATAGCCGCCCTACC encodes the following:
- a CDS encoding family 20 glycosylhydrolase encodes the protein MFGVAFAVAAFAPEVPPLIPLPQSQKVISVEPFEVKADTRINADATLFATSELKGIFPAFTLSAAPTRAVNQVNFRREPSFKPEQYVLNVAKNRVDIAYGDPTGALYAVETLRQLTTQNKILGYRIEDKPRFSWRGWHLDVSRHFFTVAEVKRSLDQMARYKLNRFHWHLVDDGGWRIALDRYPELTKKGAYRKEEPWSYSKINLTGDTKAYGGFYTKQDIREVVAYATERGITVVPEIEMPGHTLPSIHAFPSLGCRDAKKYPDNTWTTNVYCAGKDQTFQFLEDVLNEVFEMFPSQWIHIGGDEVDKKWWRECPDCQARIREEMLKDENGLQSYFIRRIEKIINSNGRSMIGWDEILEGGLAPNATVMSWRGIEGGVAAAKSGHEVVMTPTSHCYFDFAYASTSTEHVYSWDPVPAGLTPKESEKILGGQANVWTEWIPDIRRYDLMVWPRMLAMSEVLWSSAPKDYAAFSKRVDASYPMLEQMGINYYLEEPAVETSFIFSKTPVVYSGLQFSRPVFVQTDPQAPAAQWAQLVTQEIPANKGLYLAHKRRDGSLGDIAELYRSDRVNPLPSGVGQPGLNVSFWEGTFKSCSDFDELSPKGSGVASQISLVARPRANNYGLRFTGRIRFPGRKFKLFLTSDDGAVLRLNGIKVINHDLGHAESTKSVGIEVADGIYEFDLRYFEAGGASSRRLEVEGNGLKRQPVPESWFSR
- a CDS encoding MFS transporter codes for the protein MSRFLRLFLLMFLEYAICGAYAPTVAVYFQNGGQGGMNATGLQIGALFMLMPLATIFMPPIFGSMADRYVRTDRLLGLLHLLSGLTLYAAAKQTRFELAVVCLGLHALLYAPTVALANSLVFAHVDDHHRQFTPIRIAGTIGWMSAGLGLSLWRLKFNAPVGDLFLLGAALSVLLGAFSLLLPATPPTRASSSRFAFGKAVTLLKNPSFMALVVVGTVASAMWDFYYQFAGGFLSSPTTQALKAALPESYFNPGAAGLGIPLSKLSAFMTIAQVGELLMMLWLPWLIRKLGIKWVLALGLAAWPIRYALFVFFPSSSPALIGLFIHGFCIPCFLIAGFMYTEQVAPPDIRASAQSLFLVLTQGVGRVIGALMAGYSQQVNTTNLPSKISVPGSTDISKLVDWQAMFIVPLGVGLACALVFPFVFKVNNKNELAS
- the metG gene encoding methionine--tRNA ligase, which translates into the protein MPKTTIVTAIPYVNSTPHIGNILTTLSGDVTARYLRMRGLDVFSVAGTDENGLKIKEAAEAQGRDPHEFTAEIAQRFIEIFDGMGMKFDKFVRTSLPEHRAASQALFAKLQENGYIYTATYEGWYDVSTETYFKEADLVDGKSPDGNEVRWVSEENYFFKLSAFGDRLLAHIEANPDFIIPETRKNEVVSFIKSGLMDQCVSRKNNGWGIPVPGDESQVIYVWFDALINYITATGWPNQGWEDKWPALAQWLGKDILTRFHATLWPAMLLGADLPLPKHVIAHAWILLGDEKISKSKGNVVEPLSLASYTTELAGCSPEVSVDVVRYYITATMGYENDSTFTYDDYHKRYNSDLANDLGNALNRSLAMAHKFVGGIVPDAPVELEVLEAIGKCKAAYESAMDGFRLERAATAGIDVIRFVNKYVDTRAPWALAKAGDPALASVLRSMILCVRAAEGMLQPFMPTVCNEVARQLGVAPSTAWSLIGSPESLPAGTVLNEPQPIFPRIDLSNIPAPEKPAKPEKPKMEETKKPTEESTGIITIDDFAKVQLRVGRVFEAETLEGSDKLLKLQVHIGEEKRQIVAGIRANYSPEDLIGRQVVVVYNLKPAKLRGTESQGMLLAATDENGGAILLQPDRDAPEGTQVR
- a CDS encoding DUF433 domain-containing protein, coding for MNTIPEELQDILTADPEYVSGAIRFVDTRIPVWILLDYIHEGDSVEEFLDAYPDLSRETVKRVYSWLARQGRDRLGIAS
- the ileS gene encoding isoleucine--tRNA ligase — its product is MDFKSTLHLPDAEATIPMKANLPTLEPSIQAIWDSEAIYHKLQQARKDCPSYVLHDGPPYTNSPIHIGTAMNKILKDFVLKSRQMMGFRTPYVPGFDNHGLPIEQAVMKKFAEKKVTPTIPELRQACRDHAAEYLTIQRDQFRRLGIFGLWEKPYTTMDFRFEAEIVRVFRRLVEKGYVYKGLRPTLWSPTSRTALADTEIEYHDHISKAIYVRFPLKSDPNQELAGFENVYTVIWTTTPWTIPANLACAFHPEFNYDVVKVGGDHFIILQDLVSKVAEKVGWADYTVVKTLEGINFDKMEFKHPIFNRSSLAVMADYVTTEDGTGVVHTAPSHGRDDFFTGQKYNLGVPNTVDERGVLTQEAGEFEGVFYKNCDTVVVDRLQEVGALLRVSDYHHSYPYAERDGQPVIFRATEQWFLSLEHEGLRGRMLDSISEVNWVPTQGQNRIEAMIRNRPDWCISRQRPWGVGIPVFYGKKSRVPVLDPVAIDAVANLVEAEGSDAWFIKDAADILPAGYVHPETGETEFDKETDVLDVWFDSGSTSLAVLEGNVYPEWKENWPADIYLEGSDQHRGWFNTSLILGQATRDGAPYKAVLTHGFVTDGEGRKMSKRLGNVVDPVKACADYGADVVRYWVAGTDYANDVPCSDPILKQFGESYRNIRNALRFLIGNLNGYTLGAPETVLPLDRWFIEQADLLVADCIDAYERFDFGTVMSGVHNFCRQQLSAFYADAIKDRMYCDAEDSAERRSGQQACYEVAEKLIKLIAPVLVHTAEESWLKMHETLGVKSTSVFFETFDAASIDDIEGSELQQRFAAVIAAKQIVNSSFEPYKGTDGIKNSQDVVAKLTVDPTEKKLLESFSVDELSNFFKVSWVELSDGEPAVTFEKSPYNECIRSRVRRPDVAEVEVDGEKVFLSARDRKVLGL
- the lspA gene encoding signal peptidase II, which translates into the protein MKSRLPLFWIITILMVLVDQGIKAWTRNTLMVGQYWDGGPWKGVLEFTLSYNKGIAFGMFQGSALAMAPVAILIAGFAVYSIHKNRNESKWGTVALALLASGAIGNLIDRVANEKGVTDMFLVRLANLTGGKLNDFPVFNWADSCITVSMIMLFLSWGKPAKDDQTEVLEPREEAL